The Gammaproteobacteria bacterium genome contains a region encoding:
- a CDS encoding cobalamin-independent methionine synthase II family protein — protein sequence MLHSTDRILTTHVGSLPRSEAVTDMVFAEEKGERMEPEARHALLADAVDAVVAKQCEAGVDVVSDGEMSKISYATYIKDRITGFEGDSPRRAPADLEEYPGFLQRQAASGGTPTYRRPQCVGEIRVKDTAPLEEDLANFRAAVDRHKPTEAFMNSASPGVIALFQPNQHYPDHESYLYALADAMRPEYEAIVAAGFLLQLDSPDLGLGRHMMFKGQPDDEYRRQAELHVEALNHALRNVPADRVRLHVCWGNYEGPHIHDAPMEMVLPIALRARPQALLFESSNPRHAHEWTVFAEAQLPDDKILVPGVLDSTTNFVEHPRLVAERICRFADIVGRERVVAGTDCGFSTFAGFGAVDPDITYAKLAAMAEGAAIASKRLW from the coding sequence ATGCTGCACTCCACCGACCGGATTCTCACTACTCACGTCGGCAGCCTTCCCCGTTCGGAAGCCGTAACGGACATGGTGTTTGCCGAGGAGAAGGGCGAGCGGATGGAGCCGGAGGCGCGGCATGCGCTGCTGGCCGACGCTGTGGATGCGGTCGTGGCGAAACAATGCGAGGCCGGCGTGGACGTGGTCAGCGACGGCGAAATGAGCAAGATCAGCTACGCCACCTACATCAAGGACCGCATCACGGGATTCGAAGGCGACAGCCCGCGGCGGGCGCCGGCCGATCTCGAGGAGTATCCGGGTTTCCTGCAGCGCCAGGCCGCCAGCGGCGGCACGCCCACCTATCGCAGGCCCCAGTGCGTCGGCGAAATCCGGGTAAAGGACACGGCTCCGCTGGAGGAGGACCTGGCGAACTTTCGCGCGGCGGTGGATCGGCACAAGCCCACGGAAGCCTTCATGAACTCGGCGTCGCCGGGAGTGATCGCCCTGTTTCAGCCGAACCAGCACTATCCGGATCACGAGTCGTATCTCTATGCGCTGGCCGATGCCATGCGCCCGGAGTACGAAGCGATCGTCGCGGCCGGATTCCTGCTGCAACTGGATTCGCCGGACCTGGGACTGGGCAGGCACATGATGTTCAAGGGACAGCCGGACGACGAGTACCGGCGTCAGGCGGAACTGCACGTCGAGGCGCTGAACCACGCATTGCGAAACGTCCCCGCGGACCGGGTGCGTTTGCATGTCTGCTGGGGGAACTACGAGGGACCCCATATCCACGACGCGCCTATGGAGATGGTGCTGCCCATCGCGCTGAGGGCCAGGCCCCAGGCGTTGCTGTTCGAGTCCTCCAATCCCCGTCACGCGCACGAGTGGACCGTTTTTGCCGAAGCGCAACTGCCCGACGACAAGATCCTGGTTCCGGGAGTCCTCGACTCCACCACCAACTTCGTCGAGCATCCGCGGCTGGTGGCCGAACGCATCTGCCGCTTTGCCGATATCGTCGGACGCGAGCGGGTGGTCGCCGGCACGGACTGCGGGTTCTCGACCTTCGCCGGTTTCGGCGCCGTCGATCCGGACATCACCTACGCCAAGCTGGCCGCCATGGCCGAGGGTGCCGCAATCGCCAGCAAGCGCCTCTGGTAA
- a CDS encoding zinc-binding dehydrogenase, which yields MQGFLVEQFGGTEVMQWRELGPLEPSPRQVLVEVRASGVNFAETRMRAGTYSGQELPFVMGMECAGVVAECGDDVGEFKPGDRVFGRARGSHAEAVLFDADHLMPLPDAVSFIEGAAIPVSWLTAWHALDAVAGFGQGQRILIEAVASGVGSAALQIAKWRDCWVAGTASRDPKLEIAREWGCDATYNYKRDDVPALVERDTDGRGIDIGLMTIGEETAESLIACMGMDGKIVMYGSTGGRQVCFNLNIGVRNLSLMSMSISTSERFMTHTMPRFRDVALPLFADGTFKAPVGTVLPLSEVVRAHQLVDERNHFGKIILTV from the coding sequence ATGCAGGGTTTCCTGGTCGAGCAATTCGGCGGCACGGAGGTCATGCAGTGGCGCGAACTGGGGCCACTGGAGCCTAGTCCGCGCCAGGTGCTCGTTGAGGTAAGGGCCTCCGGTGTCAACTTCGCCGAAACCCGCATGCGCGCCGGTACGTACTCGGGACAGGAGCTGCCCTTCGTGATGGGCATGGAATGCGCCGGTGTGGTAGCGGAATGCGGCGATGACGTCGGCGAGTTCAAGCCCGGCGATCGCGTTTTCGGACGGGCCCGCGGCTCGCATGCCGAGGCGGTCCTTTTCGACGCCGATCACCTGATGCCGCTTCCCGACGCGGTTTCGTTCATCGAGGGCGCCGCGATCCCGGTGAGCTGGCTGACCGCCTGGCATGCGCTGGATGCGGTGGCCGGCTTCGGGCAAGGCCAGCGGATCCTGATCGAAGCGGTCGCGTCCGGCGTGGGCAGCGCCGCACTCCAGATCGCGAAGTGGCGCGATTGCTGGGTGGCCGGAACCGCCAGCCGCGACCCGAAGCTGGAAATCGCCCGCGAGTGGGGCTGCGACGCCACCTACAACTACAAGCGGGACGACGTGCCGGCGCTCGTGGAACGCGATACGGATGGGCGCGGAATCGACATTGGACTCATGACCATCGGCGAGGAAACCGCCGAATCGCTGATCGCGTGCATGGGAATGGACGGGAAGATCGTGATGTACGGAAGCACCGGGGGACGCCAGGTTTGCTTCAACCTGAACATCGGCGTTCGCAACCTGTCGCTGATGAGCATGAGCATTTCGACGAGCGAGCGCTTCATGACCCACACCATGCCCCGCTTCCGCGATGTGGCCCTGCCCCTGTTCGCCGACGGCACCTTCAAGGCGCCCGTCGGCACCGTCCTTCCGCTATCGGAGGTTGTGAGAGCGCATCAGCTCGTGGACGAGCGCAACCACTTCGGCAAGATCATCCTGACGGTCTAG
- the hisD gene encoding histidinol dehydrogenase: protein MIRYLKKGIAAGQQNERDARIQSAVERILSDITENGDEAVRRYSQQFDGWSPDSFRLSREEIDDCRKRLDPRDIADIRFAQDQIRNFARFQLEALNDVEVETRPGVVLGHRNIPVSSVGCYVPGGKYPLVASAHMSVVTARVAGVERVIAASPPFEGAPNPAVVTALDLAGADEIYCLGGVQAIGAMALGTGTISSVDMIVGPGNAFVAEAKRQLFGRVGIDLLAGPTETLVIADESVDGELCAADLLGQAEHGPDSPAILLTNSEDLAQATMAEVERQLTVLPTAAIAGQAWRDYGQVIVCDDYDEMLEKADEIGSEHVQVMTRDPQYFLDNMRNYGALFLGPETNVSYGDKVIGTNHTLPTRQASRYTGGLWVGKFIKTCTYQRITEEASVEIGEYCSRLCALEGFAGHKEQADIRLRRYAG, encoded by the coding sequence ATGATTCGATATTTGAAGAAAGGAATTGCCGCCGGACAGCAGAATGAGCGCGATGCGCGCATCCAGTCGGCGGTCGAGCGCATATTGAGCGACATCACGGAGAACGGCGACGAGGCCGTTCGCCGGTATTCGCAGCAGTTTGACGGCTGGTCGCCGGACTCGTTCCGCCTTAGCCGCGAAGAGATCGACGACTGCCGCAAGCGACTGGACCCGCGGGACATCGCCGACATCCGCTTCGCCCAGGATCAGATCCGCAACTTTGCACGGTTTCAGCTTGAAGCGCTGAACGACGTGGAAGTCGAAACGCGCCCCGGCGTCGTGCTGGGGCACCGCAACATCCCTGTAAGCAGCGTCGGCTGCTATGTGCCCGGCGGCAAGTATCCGCTGGTGGCCTCCGCGCACATGAGCGTGGTCACGGCCAGGGTGGCCGGAGTGGAGCGCGTGATCGCCGCCTCCCCGCCGTTTGAGGGCGCCCCGAACCCGGCGGTCGTGACGGCGCTGGACCTGGCCGGCGCCGACGAAATCTATTGCCTGGGCGGGGTCCAGGCGATCGGCGCGATGGCGCTGGGCACCGGCACGATTTCGTCCGTGGACATGATCGTCGGGCCAGGCAACGCCTTCGTAGCCGAGGCCAAGCGGCAGCTTTTCGGACGGGTGGGCATTGACCTGCTGGCCGGTCCCACCGAAACGCTGGTCATCGCTGACGAATCGGTGGACGGCGAACTGTGCGCGGCGGACCTGCTCGGCCAGGCCGAGCACGGCCCCGACTCCCCGGCCATCCTGCTCACCAACTCCGAGGACCTGGCGCAAGCCACGATGGCCGAGGTGGAGCGGCAGCTTACCGTTCTGCCAACGGCGGCGATTGCCGGGCAGGCCTGGCGGGACTATGGCCAGGTCATCGTCTGCGACGACTACGACGAAATGCTGGAGAAAGCCGACGAGATCGGCTCCGAACACGTCCAGGTCATGACCCGCGATCCGCAGTATTTCCTCGACAACATGCGCAACTACGGGGCGCTGTTCCTGGGTCCGGAAACCAATGTGTCGTACGGCGACAAGGTGATCGGCACCAACCACACGCTGCCGACCCGTCAGGCATCGCGCTATACCGGCGGCCTGTGGGTGGGCAAGTTCATCAAGACCTGCACCTACCAGCGCATCACCGAAGAAGCGTCGGTGGAGATCGGCGAATACTGCTCGCGGCTCTGCGCGCTGGAGGGCTTTGCCGGACACAAGGAACAGGCCGACATCCGGCTGCGCCGCTACGCCGGCTGA
- a CDS encoding TonB-dependent receptor, producing MHRLHRTFSIALAVAVGAVAWGTAPQAGAQEASALEEIVVTARKREEALADIPIAITAFSAEQLIRGGFTTLQDLSFQTAGLHFHKQGGQIPGRFSSRVRFRGMNSNANPPSQQVGTVFLDGVYISDGVTSIDFSNIERVEVIKGPQSATFGRSTFAGAVNYVTRTPGNEYAGRVIADVSEWGGRDVTLSHEGPLMEDKLTYRVSARLYGTDGQYKSNADGGALGEESTQTIQAVLNWTPTENLSVKFRYLWSHDDDGPAAGMLLGTAFSARFGGAGVPANAGPNCYSDGITSGGDGSDTPSDYFCGALPKVDVDSFIAPNTAISAVDQAAFRSNVICDPRDGICRPKLPGAPLRSTSGLTRYQQRAALLVNYDFDSGMLDGHSLDSVVGWSTMRAGWVRDFDLTAAQNFLSQDPVVADDLTVELNLSSPQDRRLRYSIGANFFTADNVTVGNGGNTIWGSDGGVTQRVVAEPDGTPLPEPATLPGPHFFMNAIPPTEGNDTTGIFGSFAYDFNDDLTLDVEWRYQSDDISLSSPSNAGVPNPGGGVVNATYNEESFNSFLPRVTLSYDVGDRGTSWVTYSEGTLPGFFNTDFGSLSEADREQVRSVIPGLSLFNEEEELENMEVGFKQEFENFYFSAVFYMIDWTNLKTRQGVTLTNELGVQRTLNLQLNAGDAELEGLELEGGFSLGENFSGTFMLNYADGEYGTLTCGFSPFKPPITPGNTFGPRDCSGSRPARYPEWQGAVSGTWTDSFASGNWDYYVRVDGEYFGEAYNEEANFSTMGDFWRFNLRGGFERDDLRIEGYVKNLLDDDNYLAGARWSDFSGTFLFAFLFSQGVAVTPAEKRTIGLRVVYDF from the coding sequence ATGCACCGACTTCATCGGACATTTTCGATTGCCTTGGCCGTGGCCGTGGGCGCCGTTGCCTGGGGCACGGCTCCGCAGGCCGGCGCGCAGGAGGCATCCGCACTGGAAGAGATCGTCGTCACGGCGCGGAAACGCGAAGAGGCGCTGGCGGACATTCCGATAGCGATAACCGCCTTTTCGGCCGAGCAATTGATCCGCGGCGGGTTCACCACCCTGCAGGACCTTTCGTTCCAGACCGCCGGTCTGCACTTCCATAAGCAGGGCGGCCAGATTCCGGGCCGCTTCAGCAGCAGGGTGCGTTTTCGCGGGATGAACAGCAACGCCAATCCCCCTTCACAGCAGGTGGGCACGGTGTTCCTGGACGGCGTTTACATTTCCGATGGCGTTACGAGCATCGACTTTTCCAATATCGAGCGCGTCGAAGTCATCAAGGGGCCCCAGTCGGCCACCTTCGGCCGGTCCACATTCGCCGGGGCGGTCAACTACGTGACCAGGACACCGGGCAATGAATACGCAGGCCGCGTCATCGCCGACGTTTCGGAGTGGGGCGGGCGCGACGTGACACTTTCGCACGAAGGGCCGCTGATGGAGGACAAACTGACCTACCGCGTTTCGGCGCGACTGTACGGAACCGACGGTCAGTACAAGTCCAATGCCGATGGCGGCGCCCTGGGCGAGGAGAGCACGCAAACCATACAGGCCGTACTCAACTGGACGCCCACCGAGAATTTATCGGTCAAGTTCCGCTACCTGTGGTCCCACGACGACGACGGCCCGGCCGCCGGCATGTTGCTGGGAACGGCCTTCTCGGCCCGCTTCGGCGGGGCCGGCGTCCCGGCCAATGCCGGGCCCAACTGCTACAGCGACGGCATTACTTCAGGGGGCGATGGCTCCGACACGCCGTCCGATTACTTCTGCGGCGCGCTTCCGAAGGTTGACGTGGATTCCTTCATCGCTCCGAACACGGCGATCAGCGCCGTCGACCAGGCCGCCTTCCGCAGCAACGTGATTTGCGATCCGCGTGACGGCATCTGCCGGCCCAAGTTGCCCGGCGCGCCGCTCAGGTCCACGTCCGGTCTGACCCGCTACCAGCAACGCGCTGCGTTGCTGGTCAACTATGACTTCGACAGCGGCATGCTGGACGGACACAGCCTGGATTCCGTGGTCGGATGGAGCACGATGCGGGCCGGCTGGGTACGTGATTTCGACCTTACGGCCGCACAGAATTTCCTGTCGCAGGATCCGGTCGTTGCCGATGACCTGACGGTGGAACTGAACCTGAGTTCGCCGCAGGACCGCAGGCTGCGCTATTCGATCGGCGCGAATTTCTTCACAGCGGATAACGTCACCGTGGGCAACGGAGGTAACACGATCTGGGGTTCCGACGGCGGCGTGACCCAGCGAGTGGTGGCTGAGCCCGACGGAACGCCCCTGCCCGAGCCGGCAACGCTCCCGGGTCCGCACTTCTTCATGAACGCCATTCCGCCCACAGAGGGCAACGACACGACCGGAATATTCGGTTCCTTTGCCTACGACTTCAATGACGACTTGACGCTGGACGTGGAGTGGCGCTACCAATCGGACGACATTTCCCTGTCAAGCCCGAGTAACGCGGGCGTGCCCAATCCGGGCGGCGGTGTCGTGAACGCGACCTACAACGAGGAATCATTCAACAGTTTCCTGCCGCGGGTCACGCTTTCCTACGATGTCGGCGACCGGGGAACCAGCTGGGTGACGTATTCCGAAGGCACGCTGCCCGGCTTCTTCAACACGGACTTCGGCTCCCTGAGCGAAGCGGACAGGGAGCAGGTCAGGTCGGTCATCCCGGGGCTTTCGTTGTTCAACGAGGAAGAGGAGCTTGAGAACATGGAAGTCGGCTTCAAGCAGGAGTTCGAGAACTTCTACTTCTCGGCGGTCTTCTACATGATCGACTGGACCAACCTCAAGACCCGCCAGGGCGTCACATTGACCAACGAACTGGGCGTCCAGCGCACGCTCAATCTCCAGCTCAACGCCGGTGACGCGGAACTCGAGGGCCTGGAACTGGAAGGCGGCTTCTCGCTGGGAGAGAACTTCTCCGGCACGTTCATGCTGAACTACGCCGACGGCGAATACGGCACGCTCACCTGCGGCTTCTCGCCGTTCAAGCCGCCCATTACACCGGGTAATACTTTCGGCCCCCGCGACTGCTCCGGCAGCCGTCCGGCGCGTTATCCGGAATGGCAGGGCGCCGTCTCCGGTACCTGGACCGACAGCTTCGCGAGCGGCAACTGGGACTACTACGTGCGCGTGGACGGCGAGTACTTCGGCGAGGCCTACAACGAGGAAGCCAACTTCTCCACGATGGGCGACTTCTGGCGTTTCAATCTGCGCGGCGGGTTTGAAAGGGACGACCTTCGCATCGAGGGTTACGTCAAGAACCTGCTCGACGACGACAACTACCTCGCAGGCGCCCGCTGGTCCGATTTCTCCGGCACCTTCCTGTTCGCCTTCCTGTTCAGCCAGGGCGTGGCGGTCACCCCCGCCGAGAAGCGCACCATCGGCCTGAGGGTCGTTTACGACTTCTAG
- a CDS encoding alpha/beta fold hydrolase encodes MSNYQRGYVDCRFGQIHYHRAWPATGSGRTPLAFFHQNHKSAFEYDMLLREMGRDRESLAFDTPGYGYSDGPPDVPTMADFAGAMADALDGLGFGAGGKGAVDVFGLHTGVLIATELALTRPDLVRRIVMSGVPYRSPETRREILESLPRDQKLTEDGAWIKDRWQVLVADRSKDVPLERAARVFAEAIRPLDKHWYAYDAVWNYPLAERLPQLVHPVAILQTHEPLLEETRRAHAELLPQAHFVEIPEVQVNILELAWKQFAREMRLWLDKPAP; translated from the coding sequence ATGTCGAACTATCAGCGCGGCTACGTGGACTGCCGTTTCGGGCAGATTCACTATCACCGGGCCTGGCCGGCTACCGGGAGCGGCAGGACGCCGCTGGCGTTCTTTCACCAGAACCACAAGTCGGCGTTCGAGTACGACATGCTGCTCAGGGAAATGGGCCGCGACCGGGAGTCGCTGGCCTTCGATACTCCGGGCTATGGCTATTCCGACGGCCCGCCCGACGTGCCCACCATGGCGGACTTCGCCGGCGCGATGGCCGACGCGCTGGACGGCCTTGGCTTTGGCGCCGGTGGCAAGGGCGCGGTCGACGTGTTCGGCCTGCACACGGGGGTATTGATCGCCACCGAGCTGGCGCTGACGCGTCCGGACCTGGTGCGCCGCATCGTGATGAGCGGCGTTCCCTACCGGTCGCCGGAAACGCGCAGGGAAATTCTCGAGTCGCTCCCCCGCGACCAGAAGCTGACCGAGGACGGCGCCTGGATCAAGGACCGCTGGCAGGTACTCGTGGCCGACCGGTCGAAGGACGTGCCGCTGGAACGTGCGGCGCGGGTCTTCGCGGAGGCAATCCGTCCGCTGGACAAGCATTGGTATGCCTACGACGCCGTCTGGAACTATCCGCTGGCAGAACGTCTGCCGCAGCTCGTTCACCCGGTCGCGATCCTGCAGACGCATGAACCTCTGCTCGAAGAGACCCGGCGGGCGCATGCCGAGTTGCTGCCGCAGGCACATTTCGTCGAGATTCCCGAGGTCCAGGTGAACATTCTGGAACTGGCCTGGAAACAGTTCGCGCGCGAAATGCGGCTGTGGCTGGATAAGCCGGCGCCCTGA
- a CDS encoding TonB-dependent receptor: MLVPSPGYSCPEYRQLFCFMQAARYSTRFHLFGNLRGQLMNLKGTLIRAAMPLAVLVAFGAAGGAQAQSALEEIVVTAQKRDQSLQDVSVAVTAVSGDEIKALGITDAFRLEILAPGLQLGMSGADPRPALRGARTQQVEANDVAISFYTDGLYRPRHGQALAGFVDVDRVEVLRGPQGTLFGRNSFGGLIHVISNKPDPSATDYGFAVSGGDYALAGFDGFFNAPLSDTSAVRFALKTETRDPYVENLTIGDDGGLKDADMTYFRGQLLFAPSDTLDLTLRVESWQDDSNGNGHFGYYVEGIPVNLSTGLTNGVTGTMRPRIGRSDECAGTCGRGGAGFDFAATPGPDTAQQVTGNPYAIEQNTAPERDLSDLTVAGDLNWSLDFADLKVTVAYMDYEEFRWADCDMSAYNGNACGNDITSETTMQEFQLTSNSDGPLEWVVGVFLLQEDLTNAFLWEDFASNVDNTPVVPADINAHATWTNQIRVDTSSTAGYGQASYAVTDTARVLAGVRYTSDERDWQIYGQDPNNRSTYSFTVLEVPDGEGDWSEVTWKVGGELDVGEDTMLYATVSTGFLAGNQQGAFQGTNSYDEQTVTAFELGSKSLLADGSVRLNAAFYVNQFEDLLATRFVDTGVTTLAFTDNAGEIDSIGLEVELDWAVNDQLQLGARLNMQQAEYGDFVLPNVFQEGGITISGIDDQFQLDGLQVQNQPDFTATLLGSYLVDLGGSGTLTPSITVYYSSDYRVDDSNWSYGNQDAYTKTDLSVTWASVNQDWTARFWVTNLEDEVTLLKATRFGGDVAVTDYANPRMWGLTVGYRY; encoded by the coding sequence ATGCTGGTCCCCTCTCCTGGATACAGTTGTCCCGAATACCGGCAGTTATTTTGCTTTATGCAAGCTGCTAGGTATAGTACGCGCTTTCATTTATTTGGGAATCTCAGGGGACAGCTTATGAATCTCAAGGGCACGTTGATTCGTGCCGCGATGCCGCTTGCCGTGCTCGTGGCTTTTGGAGCTGCAGGCGGCGCACAGGCGCAGAGCGCACTGGAAGAAATCGTGGTGACCGCGCAGAAGCGCGACCAGAGTCTGCAGGACGTTTCGGTGGCCGTTACCGCCGTGTCCGGCGACGAAATCAAGGCGTTGGGAATTACTGACGCTTTCCGTCTCGAAATCCTGGCGCCCGGCCTGCAGCTCGGGATGTCCGGCGCCGATCCGCGACCCGCATTGCGCGGCGCGCGGACCCAGCAGGTGGAAGCCAACGACGTTGCGATCTCGTTCTACACCGACGGCCTCTACCGGCCGCGCCACGGTCAGGCCCTGGCCGGGTTTGTGGACGTGGACCGGGTCGAAGTGCTGCGCGGTCCGCAGGGCACGCTGTTCGGGCGTAATTCGTTCGGCGGCCTCATTCACGTCATCAGCAACAAGCCCGATCCCTCCGCTACCGACTATGGCTTCGCGGTGTCCGGCGGCGACTATGCGCTGGCCGGTTTCGATGGCTTCTTCAACGCTCCGCTGAGCGATACGTCCGCCGTCCGGTTTGCGCTGAAGACCGAGACCCGCGATCCGTACGTCGAGAACCTGACCATCGGGGACGACGGCGGCCTGAAAGATGCGGACATGACCTACTTCCGCGGCCAGTTGCTGTTCGCGCCCAGCGACACCCTGGACCTCACGCTTCGGGTGGAGAGCTGGCAGGACGACTCCAACGGCAACGGCCACTTCGGCTACTACGTTGAAGGCATTCCGGTCAATCTGAGCACGGGCCTGACCAATGGCGTTACGGGCACCATGAGGCCTCGCATCGGACGTTCGGACGAGTGCGCCGGCACCTGCGGACGCGGCGGAGCGGGATTCGACTTCGCTGCGACACCGGGACCGGATACGGCGCAGCAGGTAACCGGCAACCCCTACGCGATCGAGCAGAACACCGCGCCCGAGCGGGACCTGTCGGACCTGACCGTGGCGGGCGACCTGAACTGGTCGCTCGATTTCGCCGATCTCAAGGTTACGGTCGCCTACATGGATTACGAGGAATTCCGCTGGGCCGACTGCGATATGTCCGCGTACAACGGAAACGCCTGCGGCAACGACATCACGTCCGAAACCACGATGCAGGAATTTCAATTGACCTCGAATTCCGACGGGCCTCTGGAGTGGGTTGTGGGGGTGTTCCTGCTGCAGGAAGACCTGACCAACGCCTTCTTGTGGGAAGACTTTGCCTCGAACGTGGACAACACGCCCGTCGTACCGGCGGACATCAATGCGCATGCGACCTGGACCAACCAGATACGCGTGGATACATCGTCGACCGCGGGATACGGACAGGCTTCGTACGCCGTCACCGATACGGCAAGGGTTCTGGCCGGCGTGCGCTACACCAGTGATGAGCGCGACTGGCAGATTTACGGGCAGGACCCCAACAACCGCTCGACCTATTCGTTTACGGTGCTTGAAGTACCGGACGGCGAGGGCGACTGGAGCGAGGTGACCTGGAAGGTCGGCGGGGAGCTTGACGTGGGTGAAGACACGATGCTCTACGCCACCGTATCGACGGGGTTCCTGGCGGGCAACCAGCAGGGCGCGTTCCAGGGCACCAACTCCTACGACGAACAGACGGTCACCGCCTTCGAGCTTGGCTCCAAGTCGTTGCTGGCCGATGGAAGCGTACGGCTGAACGCGGCTTTCTACGTGAACCAGTTCGAGGATCTTCTGGCGACGCGTTTCGTCGATACCGGCGTAACCACGCTGGCCTTCACGGACAACGCGGGTGAGATTGACTCGATCGGGTTGGAAGTCGAGCTGGACTGGGCCGTCAACGATCAACTGCAACTGGGCGCCCGGCTCAACATGCAGCAGGCCGAATACGGCGATTTCGTACTGCCCAACGTGTTCCAGGAGGGTGGAATAACGATCAGCGGGATCGACGATCAGTTCCAGCTGGACGGGCTTCAGGTACAGAACCAACCCGACTTCACGGCGACGCTGCTCGGCAGTTACCTGGTGGACCTGGGCGGTTCGGGCACGCTGACTCCGTCGATCACTGTCTACTATTCGTCGGATTACCGGGTGGACGACTCCAACTGGTCCTACGGCAACCAGGACGCCTATACCAAGACGGACCTGAGCGTCACCTGGGCGTCGGTCAACCAGGACTGGACCGCGCGCTTCTGGGTGACCAACCTGGAGGACGAGGTCACCCTGCTGAAAGCCACGCGTTTCGGCGGCGACGTTGCGGTAACGGACTACGCCAACCCGCGCATGTGGGGGCTGACGGTAGGCTACCGCTACTGA
- a CDS encoding ester cyclase yields MTKDVESGLPQLTRAHMPADYSVSLAQYTRGGTDRFLAEGRDDMPAQSMRGFEDQYRNIIDYIVRITHRIWEEKDIGYIYDTYAHNSRVYDDYGLQYGRDKIVADTTHTINAFPNIRLVADEIIWAGDEDVGFYTSHRTIIQGDNTGYSRYGPPTGKRVSLWCIANCVSRENEIFLEHVLYNTSAMLRQMGLDLADVARQMAETGGAALPDDYTAGEPARQRGQAKPAWPPVPESSGELDVEDFIRSLYQCVWNRRMLGTLQGRYADNLVFNGPTDRAFSGLGPYQAFVLSLLAQFPDLALDVDEVYWMGNPDEGYLVSTRWNAYGAHRGNGVFGPPTGREARIRGITQHRIEEGRITEEWMLFNELDVMMQLLGARSEESPESAD; encoded by the coding sequence ATGACGAAGGACGTGGAAAGCGGCCTGCCGCAACTTACCCGGGCGCATATGCCGGCCGACTATTCCGTTTCGCTGGCGCAATACACCCGGGGCGGTACCGACCGGTTTCTCGCCGAAGGCCGCGACGACATGCCGGCCCAGTCCATGCGCGGTTTCGAGGACCAGTACCGCAACATCATCGACTACATAGTCCGCATCACCCACCGGATCTGGGAAGAAAAGGACATCGGCTACATCTACGACACCTACGCGCATAACAGCCGGGTGTACGACGACTACGGGCTGCAGTACGGGCGCGACAAGATCGTGGCCGACACCACCCACACCATCAACGCCTTCCCGAACATCCGCCTGGTGGCCGACGAGATCATCTGGGCCGGCGACGAGGATGTCGGGTTCTACACTTCGCATCGCACGATCATCCAGGGCGACAACACCGGCTACAGCCGCTACGGCCCGCCCACCGGAAAGCGGGTATCGCTCTGGTGCATCGCCAACTGCGTGTCGCGCGAGAACGAGATTTTCCTGGAGCACGTGCTCTACAACACCTCGGCGATGCTGCGCCAGATGGGCCTCGATCTTGCCGACGTGGCGCGGCAGATGGCCGAAACGGGAGGTGCCGCGCTGCCCGACGACTACACCGCGGGCGAGCCGGCCCGCCAGCGAGGCCAGGCCAAGCCCGCCTGGCCCCCGGTTCCCGAATCCTCGGGGGAGCTGGACGTGGAAGACTTCATCAGGAGCCTCTACCAGTGCGTCTGGAACCGCCGGATGCTCGGCACGCTGCAGGGCCGTTACGCCGACAACCTGGTATTCAACGGCCCCACCGATCGCGCCTTCAGCGGCCTCGGGCCGTACCAGGCCTTCGTGCTGTCACTGCTCGCGCAGTTCCCCGACCTGGCCTTGGACGTGGACGAGGTCTACTGGATGGGCAATCCCGACGAGGGCTACCTGGTGTCCACCCGCTGGAACGCGTACGGCGCGCACCGCGGCAACGGCGTGTTCGGTCCGCCCACGGGACGCGAGGCGCGGATACGCGGCATCACCCAGCATCGCATCGAGGAAGGGCGCATCACCGAGGAATGGATGCTCTTCAACGAGCTCGACGTCATGATGCAACTCCTCGGCGCCCGCTCAGAGGAATCTCCCGAAAGCGCTGACTAG